In Flavobacterium sp. WV_118_3, one DNA window encodes the following:
- the purB gene encoding adenylosuccinate lyase, with product MHLTELSAISPIDGRYRNKTVSLSEYFSEEALIKYRVLVEVEYFIALCELPLPQLAGVNKNLFADLRKIYENFTTEDALWIKETEKTTNHDVKAVEYFIKAAFDKLGLQAYKEFIHFGLTSQDINNTAIPLSTKHAFEKVYLPSLVRVVAKLKELSQEWKDVPMLARTHGQPASPTRLGKEIAVFVERLEEQMRLLFNVPFAAKFGGATGNYNAHFVAYPKVDWRKFGNDFVEATLGLHHSFPTTQIEHYDHFAAFFDALKRINTILIDLDRDIWTYVSMEYFKQKIKAGEIGSSAMPHKVNPIDFENSEGNLGIANAIFEHLAAKLPVSRLQRDLTDSTVLRNIGVPIGHTIIGFEATLKGLNKLLLNAEKFEEDLEKNWAVVAEAIQTILRREAYPNPYEALKDLTRTNTVINKEAIHNFIATLNVSDAIKAELLQITPSNYLGI from the coding sequence ATGCATTTAACTGAACTTAGTGCTATATCGCCTATCGACGGCCGGTATAGAAACAAAACCGTTTCCCTTTCCGAATATTTTTCTGAAGAAGCTTTGATCAAATACCGTGTACTGGTAGAAGTCGAATATTTTATCGCCCTTTGTGAATTGCCTTTACCGCAGTTGGCCGGAGTGAATAAAAACCTGTTCGCTGATTTGCGAAAAATATACGAGAATTTTACGACAGAAGATGCACTTTGGATCAAAGAAACTGAAAAGACCACCAATCACGATGTAAAAGCGGTTGAATACTTTATTAAAGCTGCTTTCGACAAATTGGGATTGCAAGCCTACAAAGAGTTTATCCATTTCGGATTGACTTCTCAGGATATCAATAACACTGCGATTCCGCTTTCGACCAAGCACGCTTTTGAAAAAGTATACCTGCCGTCGTTGGTGCGCGTAGTTGCCAAATTAAAAGAATTAAGTCAGGAATGGAAAGACGTTCCGATGTTGGCCCGTACGCACGGACAACCGGCTTCCCCTACCCGTCTGGGTAAAGAAATCGCTGTGTTTGTAGAACGTTTGGAAGAACAAATGCGTTTGTTATTTAACGTACCGTTTGCCGCCAAATTTGGTGGTGCCACCGGTAATTACAACGCCCATTTTGTAGCTTATCCAAAGGTTGACTGGCGAAAATTCGGAAATGATTTCGTAGAAGCTACACTAGGACTACACCATTCTTTTCCAACGACACAAATTGAGCATTACGATCATTTTGCTGCTTTTTTCGATGCTTTAAAGCGTATCAATACCATTTTGATCGATTTGGATCGCGATATCTGGACGTATGTTTCAATGGAGTATTTCAAACAAAAAATCAAAGCCGGAGAAATTGGTTCCTCGGCGATGCCACATAAAGTAAACCCGATTGATTTTGAAAATTCAGAAGGAAATCTGGGAATCGCCAATGCCATTTTCGAACATTTGGCAGCCAAATTGCCAGTATCCCGTTTGCAACGCGATTTAACCGATAGTACTGTATTGCGTAATATTGGTGTACCAATCGGACATACGATTATCGGTTTTGAAGCGACTTTAAAAGGATTAAACAAATTACTTTTAAATGCCGAAAAATTCGAAGAAGATCTGGAAAAAAACTGGGCGGTAGTAGCCGAAGCGATTCAAACGATTTTAAGACGTGAAGCCTACCCGAATCCGTATGAAGCGTTAAAAGATTTGACCCGTACTAATACGGTGATCAACAAAGAGGCAATCCATAATTTTATCGCGACTTTAAACGTATCGGATGCGATAAAAGCAGAACTTTTACAAATTACACCGAGCAATTACCTCGGAATATAA
- a CDS encoding cation:proton antiporter — protein sequence MPLSTAETVAETSHHLYPLISDLGLILMTAGVAVLLFKKIKQPLVLGYLVAGFLAGNNFDFFPSVTDSKSVEVWAEIGVIFLLFSLGLEFSFKKLMKVGGTASITAIIQIISMIFIGYMSGQWMGWSQMDSIFLGAILSMSSTTIILRAFDELNVKGKKYAGIVFGALIVEDIVAILLMVLLSTISVSQQFSGAELFESVLKLLFFLILWFVGGIFFIPTLLKKAKTLLNEETLLIISLALCLMMVILATNAGFSPALGAFIMGSIIAETTQAEKIEHLIKPVKDLFGAVFFVSVGMLINPDTLVEYAVPVLLITLITILGKTVSTAAGALVSGQPLKQSVQAGMSLAQIGEFSFIIATLGMSLKVTSDFLYPIVVAVSAVTTFTTPFMIKMSMPFYEKLEKVLPKKWLTAIDNYSTNSQSIKATSNWQVVLRATMTQVVISSVIIIAIILLADLYISPLVIDSKFGNAVAALITLVIIAPFLWALSLRRVAERAMEELRKERKYRGPLTMLILVRIGLALFFVGFLLNNFFSPVVAFIALILVIISYIIFPKKLHAQYDKIEKHFLKNFNDREIARAQKTRDDLTPWDGHMANFEIAKESNLAGKKLQDLKVREKMGVNIAFIKRGEIMINIPTRNERLFPGDEICVIGTDDQVQNFKGYLDQNEIEVPESVTEAQIVLQQYELTNQEFIGKSIRESQLRERTSGLVVGIERNGERILNPESHLILERNDILWLVGDKKLLAAAFKNQ from the coding sequence ATGCCTTTATCAACAGCTGAAACCGTAGCCGAAACCTCTCACCATTTATATCCGTTAATCAGTGATTTAGGATTAATCCTAATGACAGCCGGAGTAGCCGTACTGTTGTTTAAAAAAATCAAACAACCGCTGGTTTTAGGCTATCTGGTTGCCGGTTTTCTTGCCGGAAATAATTTTGATTTTTTCCCGTCAGTCACCGATAGCAAAAGTGTTGAAGTCTGGGCCGAAATCGGGGTGATATTCCTTTTATTTAGCCTCGGATTGGAATTCAGTTTTAAAAAACTGATGAAAGTCGGCGGAACCGCCTCCATTACCGCTATTATCCAGATTATCTCGATGATTTTTATCGGATATATGTCCGGACAATGGATGGGTTGGTCACAAATGGACAGTATTTTCCTCGGTGCCATACTCTCCATGTCCTCTACCACGATTATTCTCCGTGCTTTTGACGAATTGAACGTCAAAGGAAAGAAATATGCCGGAATCGTTTTCGGTGCTTTAATTGTCGAAGATATTGTTGCCATCTTACTGATGGTGTTGCTTTCGACCATATCCGTTAGTCAGCAATTTTCCGGAGCCGAATTATTCGAATCCGTTTTAAAACTCTTATTCTTCCTGATTCTTTGGTTTGTAGGTGGTATTTTCTTTATTCCGACCTTACTGAAAAAAGCCAAGACCTTATTAAATGAAGAAACTTTATTGATCATTTCATTAGCCCTATGTCTGATGATGGTTATCCTGGCGACTAATGCCGGTTTCTCCCCTGCTTTAGGTGCTTTTATCATGGGATCTATTATAGCAGAAACCACTCAGGCCGAAAAAATCGAACACCTTATCAAACCGGTAAAAGACCTTTTCGGAGCGGTATTCTTCGTATCTGTCGGAATGTTGATCAATCCGGATACTTTAGTGGAATATGCTGTTCCCGTATTGTTGATCACTTTGATTACCATCTTAGGAAAAACGGTCAGTACTGCCGCCGGAGCATTGGTATCCGGTCAGCCTTTAAAACAATCCGTTCAGGCGGGTATGAGTCTGGCGCAAATCGGGGAATTCTCCTTTATTATCGCCACCTTAGGGATGTCGCTAAAAGTAACCAGCGATTTCCTGTATCCGATTGTTGTGGCGGTTTCGGCTGTGACCACGTTTACAACACCTTTTATGATCAAAATGTCAATGCCGTTTTATGAGAAACTTGAAAAAGTATTACCCAAAAAATGGCTTACCGCTATCGATAATTACAGTACCAATTCCCAGTCGATTAAAGCAACCAGTAACTGGCAGGTCGTATTACGTGCTACGATGACACAGGTTGTGATCAGTTCGGTTATTATTATTGCGATTATCCTGTTGGCCGATCTTTATATTTCGCCTTTGGTAATCGATTCTAAATTCGGAAATGCCGTAGCCGCATTGATAACCTTAGTGATCATCGCTCCGTTTTTATGGGCGTTATCGCTACGAAGAGTCGCCGAAAGAGCCATGGAAGAACTCCGAAAAGAACGCAAATACCGCGGTCCTTTAACCATGTTGATTCTCGTTCGAATTGGCCTTGCACTGTTCTTTGTGGGATTCCTTTTAAATAATTTCTTTTCGCCGGTCGTGGCTTTTATCGCGTTGATACTTGTGATCATCTCCTATATCATCTTCCCTAAAAAGTTACATGCCCAATACGACAAAATCGAAAAGCATTTCCTTAAAAACTTTAACGATCGTGAAATTGCACGCGCTCAGAAAACCCGGGATGACTTAACCCCCTGGGACGGACACATGGCTAATTTTGAAATTGCTAAAGAGTCTAACCTTGCCGGAAAGAAACTTCAGGATCTGAAAGTGCGTGAAAAAATGGGCGTGAATATCGCTTTTATCAAGCGTGGTGAAATCATGATCAACATACCAACACGTAACGAACGGTTGTTTCCGGGTGATGAAATTTGTGTGATCGGAACAGACGACCAGGTTCAGAATTTTAAAGGTTATCTGGATCAGAATGAGATTGAAGTTCCGGAATCGGTTACCGAAGCACAAATCGTGCTACAGCAATACGAATTGACCAATCAGGAGTTTATCGGAAAATCAATTCGCGAATCGCAATTACGGGAACGTACCAGTGGTCTTGTTGTAGGTATCGAACGGAATGGTGAACGTATCCTGAATCCGGAGTCCCACCTGATTTTAGAACGAAACGATATCTTATGGCTGGTTGGTGATAAAAAACTATTGGCTGCCGCTTTTAAGAATCAATAA
- the guaB gene encoding IMP dehydrogenase, with translation MKAHTAKIIGEGLTYDDVLLVPNYSEVLPREVSIKTKFSKNITLNVPVVSAAMDTVTESAMAIAMAQEGGIGVLHKNMTIEQQAAEVRKVKRAESGMIIDPVTLPLTATVGDAKLAMREFSIGGIPVVDENQILKGIVTNRDLRFEKDNTRSIIEVMTSENLVTAGEGTTLATAEAILQQNKIEKLPVVNPENKLVGLITFRDITKLTQKPNANKDKFGRLRVAAALGVTNDAVERATALVNAGVDAVIIDTAHGHTKGVVGVLKQVKEKFPQLDVVVGNIATPEAALYLAENGADAVKVGIGPGSICTTRVVAGVGFPQFSAVLEVAAALRGTGVPVIADGGIRYTGDIPKAIAAGADCVMLGSLLAGTKESPGETIIFEGRKFKSYRGMGSVEAMKEGSKDRYFQDVEDDVKKLVPEGIVGRVPYKGELNESMLQFVGGLRAGMGYCGAKDIQTLQETGRFVRITASGIGESHPHNVTITKEAPNYSR, from the coding sequence ATGAAAGCACACACAGCTAAAATCATCGGGGAAGGACTAACCTATGATGATGTTCTACTCGTTCCCAATTATTCAGAAGTACTTCCCAGAGAAGTAAGTATCAAAACGAAATTTTCAAAAAATATAACACTAAACGTACCGGTTGTTTCGGCTGCTATGGATACGGTTACAGAAAGTGCTATGGCTATTGCAATGGCACAGGAAGGTGGTATTGGTGTATTACATAAAAACATGACAATCGAGCAGCAGGCTGCCGAAGTACGAAAAGTAAAAAGAGCCGAATCCGGGATGATTATCGATCCGGTTACGTTACCGCTTACGGCGACTGTGGGTGATGCTAAACTGGCGATGCGCGAATTCAGTATCGGAGGAATCCCTGTAGTAGATGAAAATCAGATTTTAAAAGGGATTGTTACCAATCGGGATTTGCGTTTTGAGAAAGACAACACTCGTTCTATTATCGAAGTAATGACTTCTGAGAATCTGGTAACAGCCGGGGAAGGAACAACTTTAGCTACTGCCGAAGCAATTTTACAACAAAATAAGATTGAAAAACTACCGGTAGTCAATCCAGAAAACAAACTAGTTGGATTGATCACTTTTAGAGATATTACCAAGTTAACACAAAAACCAAACGCAAACAAAGATAAATTCGGACGTTTACGTGTTGCAGCAGCTTTAGGAGTAACAAATGATGCCGTAGAAAGAGCAACAGCTTTGGTAAACGCCGGTGTAGACGCTGTGATTATTGATACAGCGCACGGACATACCAAAGGTGTAGTTGGTGTTTTAAAACAAGTAAAAGAAAAATTCCCACAACTGGACGTAGTAGTAGGGAATATTGCAACACCGGAAGCGGCTTTATATTTAGCTGAGAATGGTGCCGATGCTGTTAAAGTAGGAATCGGACCGGGGTCGATCTGTACCACCCGAGTGGTTGCCGGAGTAGGATTTCCGCAGTTTTCGGCCGTATTGGAAGTCGCAGCCGCTTTACGGGGAACCGGAGTTCCGGTTATTGCCGATGGAGGAATCCGTTATACCGGTGATATTCCGAAAGCGATAGCAGCCGGAGCCGATTGTGTGATGTTAGGATCGCTATTAGCAGGAACCAAAGAATCGCCGGGTGAAACCATCATTTTCGAAGGAAGAAAATTCAAATCCTACCGTGGAATGGGATCGGTAGAAGCGATGAAAGAAGGGTCTAAAGACCGTTATTTCCAGGATGTGGAAGACGACGTAAAAAAACTGGTTCCGGAAGGAATTGTAGGACGTGTACCGTACAAAGGAGAGCTAAACGAAAGTATGCTGCAGTTTGTTGGCGGACTACGTGCCGGAATGGGATACTGTGGTGCAAAAGACATCCAGACCTTACAGGAAACAGGACGATTTGTTCGTATCACGGCCAGCGGAATCGGAGAAAGCCATCCGCACAACGTAACCATTACAAAAGAAGCACCGAATTATTCGCGATAA
- a CDS encoding TonB-dependent receptor, whose amino-acid sequence MRVKDFSIVLFTLICWSCFPQYNIHGKIINANNEAPVVWAQILKVDDGIRVQSDENGEFTFSNIMPGQYHLIFLSDNFHLKEQKINVKDQDISVLVVLRPMEIRLSEVLIQKRRKEVFAMSRLRDVDGMGIYAGKKSEVVIVAAQMGNKAVNLARQVFSQVVGLNIYESDAGGLQLNIGGRGLDPNRSAHFNIRQNDYDSSADILGYPESYYTPPAEGLDRIQIVRGAASLQYGTQFGGLINFKIKAPEQHKKLRLTNRQTIGSHNLFTSFTDLSGTIKNFSYYTFLNYKKGDGFQLNSDFESQNYFGNFNYRINSKTNLSFDYTHFQYIAHQPGGLTDKMFYEDAFQSNRKRNWFAVDWNLFSFRMRHQATQKTDISLNVFGLYAGRKALGFRSNRVFQEDQEGTVRDLITGKFANWGAEAKIVHRYRFLGHENAFVIGGKYYQSKNNARQGPGSSGSDADFNFATEEFPYYQNQSDYSYPNFNLALFGENIIRVTNALSITPGIRWEYINTRAKGYYRKINRDNAGNVILDNRYDEENDLKRSFVLLGIGLSFKPVKAMEAYLNCSQNYRSVTFNDIRITEPSYQIDEHLKDEYGYTFDFGIRGQWKNKLTYDISAFGLAYKGRLGQIIKETDDFRIIRFRTNVGDAMLYGFEFFTDLSLQKILFNPLNNNYKWNVFANLALTKSAYTHSKQPGITGNQVEFVPMINLKTGITSGYKNLIASVQFTYLSAQYTDATNIKQDKNENLRGIEGQVPGYAITDWSLSYKFGSHFTLETGITNLMNTIYFTRRATGYPGPGIIPSAPRAGYLTLQYRF is encoded by the coding sequence ATGAGAGTAAAGGACTTTAGTATCGTATTATTTACATTGATCTGTTGGAGTTGTTTTCCACAATACAATATCCATGGAAAAATAATAAATGCTAATAATGAAGCTCCGGTTGTTTGGGCTCAAATCTTAAAAGTAGATGATGGTATCCGGGTACAATCCGACGAAAACGGGGAATTTACTTTTTCGAATATAATGCCCGGTCAATATCATTTGATTTTTTTATCCGATAATTTTCATCTGAAAGAACAAAAAATAAATGTAAAGGATCAGGATATCAGTGTGTTGGTGGTATTGAGGCCGATGGAAATACGACTCAGTGAAGTTTTAATTCAAAAAAGGAGAAAGGAAGTTTTTGCAATGTCACGATTGCGGGATGTTGATGGAATGGGAATTTATGCCGGTAAAAAATCAGAAGTGGTTATTGTTGCTGCACAAATGGGAAATAAGGCTGTAAATCTAGCCCGACAAGTGTTTTCACAGGTCGTAGGATTGAATATTTATGAAAGTGATGCCGGTGGTTTACAACTTAACATTGGCGGAAGAGGACTGGATCCGAATCGATCGGCACATTTTAATATCCGTCAAAACGATTACGATAGTAGTGCCGATATTTTAGGATATCCCGAAAGTTATTATACACCGCCGGCCGAAGGATTAGACCGGATACAGATCGTAAGAGGCGCCGCATCCTTACAATACGGAACGCAGTTTGGCGGATTGATCAATTTTAAAATTAAAGCTCCGGAGCAACATAAAAAACTCCGGTTGACGAACAGACAAACCATAGGGAGCCATAATTTATTTACCAGCTTTACCGATTTAAGCGGAACGATAAAGAATTTTAGTTATTACACGTTTTTAAATTATAAAAAAGGAGATGGTTTTCAGCTTAATTCTGATTTTGAATCTCAAAATTATTTTGGAAACTTTAATTATCGTATTAATAGTAAAACGAACTTAAGTTTTGACTACACTCATTTTCAGTATATAGCGCATCAGCCCGGAGGATTAACGGATAAAATGTTTTATGAAGATGCCTTTCAAAGTAATCGGAAGCGAAATTGGTTTGCGGTTGATTGGAATCTTTTTTCATTTAGAATGAGACATCAGGCTACTCAAAAAACAGATATAAGCCTGAATGTATTCGGATTGTATGCCGGTCGGAAAGCATTAGGATTTCGTTCCAATCGTGTATTTCAGGAAGATCAGGAAGGAACCGTTCGTGATCTGATTACCGGAAAATTTGCCAATTGGGGTGCCGAAGCAAAAATAGTACACCGGTATCGCTTTCTTGGTCATGAAAATGCCTTTGTGATAGGCGGAAAGTATTATCAGTCGAAAAACAATGCCCGACAAGGGCCGGGAAGTTCCGGAAGTGATGCTGATTTTAATTTTGCAACGGAAGAATTCCCGTACTATCAAAATCAATCCGATTACAGCTATCCAAATTTCAATTTAGCGTTGTTTGGAGAAAATATTATCCGTGTCACGAATGCACTTTCGATAACACCCGGAATTCGTTGGGAATATATCAATACACGGGCGAAAGGATACTATCGAAAAATAAACCGCGATAATGCCGGGAATGTCATTTTGGATAATCGCTATGATGAAGAAAACGATTTAAAACGTTCGTTTGTGCTGTTAGGAATCGGTTTGAGTTTTAAGCCGGTCAAAGCAATGGAAGCGTATCTGAATTGCTCACAAAATTACCGCTCGGTTACGTTTAATGATATACGAATTACAGAACCATCCTACCAGATCGATGAGCATCTAAAGGATGAATACGGTTATACGTTTGATTTCGGAATTCGGGGCCAATGGAAAAACAAGTTGACGTATGATATCAGTGCTTTTGGATTGGCCTACAAAGGGCGTTTGGGACAGATTATTAAAGAGACAGACGATTTTCGGATTATCCGCTTCCGAACCAATGTGGGGGATGCAATGCTATACGGATTTGAATTTTTCACTGATTTAAGTTTGCAAAAAATACTATTTAATCCGTTAAATAACAATTACAAATGGAATGTATTTGCCAATCTGGCGCTTACAAAGTCAGCGTATACGCATTCGAAACAACCGGGGATAACCGGAAATCAGGTAGAATTTGTTCCGATGATCAATTTAAAAACAGGGATAACGTCAGGCTATAAAAACCTGATAGCAAGTGTACAGTTTACGTATCTAAGCGCGCAATACACCGATGCTACGAATATAAAACAGGACAAAAACGAAAACTTACGCGGAATCGAAGGTCAGGTTCCCGGTTATGCAATTACAGATTGGTCGTTATCCTATAAATTCGGTTCCCATTTTACATTGGAAACCGGAATTACGAACCTGATGAATACGATTTATTTTACCCGAAGAGCCACCGGTTATCCTGGTCCGGGGATTATACCATCAGCACCGAGAGCGGGCTATCTTACATTGCAATATCGGTTTTAG
- a CDS encoding HTTM domain-containing protein — protein sequence MKRFQDYLNRTTEAAPLATFRILFGTIMLVSLVRFVSKGWVKTLYIEPKFFFSYYGLEGIKPLGNFTYLIFLVCALSCALITIGYRYRIAIILFFISFTYIELMDKTTYLNHYYFISAIAFILLFLPANVYYAMDARLKPELAFQKIPAWCIDCLKLMLGIVYFYAGLAKINSDWLFKAMPLQLWLKPQYDLPVLGFLFQQEWMPLVFSWAGMLYDLAIPFLLLYRKTRFIAFVLVVVFHSLTRILFPIGMFPFIMIGATLVFFKAKSHHKALQYLSIIFKINKTRFDNGKARFTTTLNGAAIRIRILICFFVLQLLFPLRYLLYPGALFWTEEGFRFSWRVMLMEKAGYTQFIVKDAVTGNSFYIDNSEFLTPFQEKQMAFQPDFIIEFARFIHDYYKQKGIHDPIVSVESFVTLNGRPSRIFINPTVNLAKEKDSFLPKYWIIPFEDESKGL from the coding sequence ATGAAACGATTTCAGGACTATCTAAACCGAACAACCGAAGCCGCTCCGTTGGCTACTTTTCGTATCCTTTTCGGTACTATTATGTTGGTTAGTCTGGTTCGGTTTGTGAGTAAAGGTTGGGTGAAGACGTTGTATATTGAACCAAAGTTTTTCTTTTCCTATTACGGATTGGAAGGGATAAAACCATTAGGGAATTTTACGTATCTGATTTTTTTGGTTTGTGCTTTGTCCTGTGCATTGATCACTATAGGATATCGATATAGAATTGCCATTATCCTGTTTTTTATAAGCTTTACGTATATCGAATTAATGGATAAAACAACCTATCTGAATCATTACTATTTTATTAGTGCGATAGCGTTTATACTCCTTTTTTTGCCGGCTAATGTCTATTATGCAATGGATGCCCGATTAAAACCGGAATTAGCCTTTCAGAAAATACCGGCCTGGTGTATCGACTGTCTGAAGCTTATGTTAGGGATTGTATATTTTTATGCCGGATTGGCCAAAATCAATTCAGATTGGTTGTTCAAAGCCATGCCGTTACAGTTATGGCTAAAACCGCAGTATGATCTTCCGGTATTGGGTTTTTTATTCCAACAGGAATGGATGCCACTTGTATTCAGTTGGGCAGGTATGTTATATGATTTGGCTATCCCGTTTCTGTTGTTGTATCGCAAAACCCGATTTATTGCCTTTGTACTGGTAGTCGTTTTTCATAGTCTAACCCGGATTTTGTTTCCAATCGGAATGTTTCCGTTTATCATGATCGGTGCAACATTGGTGTTTTTTAAGGCAAAGTCTCATCATAAAGCATTGCAATACCTCAGTATAATTTTTAAAATCAATAAGACCCGATTTGATAACGGAAAAGCACGATTCACCACAACACTGAACGGCGCAGCAATACGTATCAGAATATTGATTTGTTTTTTTGTACTACAATTGCTATTCCCACTGCGTTATCTTTTATATCCGGGTGCATTATTCTGGACAGAAGAGGGGTTCCGCTTTTCCTGGCGGGTTATGCTGATGGAAAAAGCAGGTTACACGCAGTTTATTGTAAAAGATGCGGTAACAGGAAATTCTTTTTATATCGATAACTCCGAATTTTTAACCCCTTTTCAGGAAAAACAAATGGCCTTTCAGCCGGACTTTATCATTGAGTTTGCCCGTTTTATACACGATTATTACAAACAAAAAGGGATACATGATCCTATAGTTTCTGTGGAAAGCTTCGTAACCCTTAACGGAAGACCTTCTCGAATATTCATTAACCCGACTGTAAATCTGGCAAAAGAGAAAGATTCTTTTTTACCAAAATACTGGATTATTCCATTTGAAGATGAGAGTAAAGGACTTTAG
- a CDS encoding imelysin family protein, whose amino-acid sequence MKKTGLLLMVVAQLLWSCGLNTTDSEVVADKYDRKAMLVNWVDNNIMPSFQHYKSKLENLKRASDDFIATPDRTQLEEVRQKWLEAYKTYQYISMFSIGKADEIQFSKYSNTYPTATGQIAVKIDSGNFDLNGISFDVVQGFPALDYMLFGLGENENAILERYTTNTNANKYKGYLSALVNRLTLLFNTVYDDWQSGYKAIFIQRNDNTASGSVNRMINAYIHFYEKDIRTAKIGYPAGKFSTETYPDKVEAYYSKKYSKELLLESIIAAQNFFEGKHFNGNESGSSLKSYLDYLTIKGKSEESGILLSKLICNQFYKSLCIANLLLPDLSQQIITDNTKMTATFNVLQRNVAYMKSDMTSAMSIAIDYADTDGD is encoded by the coding sequence ATGAAAAAAACAGGGCTGTTATTAATGGTGGTAGCGCAATTATTGTGGTCTTGCGGTCTTAATACTACGGATAGTGAGGTTGTAGCAGATAAATACGATAGAAAAGCTATGCTGGTGAATTGGGTAGATAATAACATTATGCCTTCATTTCAGCATTATAAATCAAAATTAGAAAACCTGAAAAGAGCTTCGGATGATTTTATTGCGACACCCGATAGGACTCAGCTTGAAGAAGTAAGACAAAAATGGCTGGAAGCGTATAAAACCTATCAATATATTTCGATGTTTTCTATCGGTAAAGCAGATGAAATACAATTCAGCAAGTATTCAAATACCTATCCGACGGCAACAGGACAAATAGCGGTAAAAATCGATTCGGGTAATTTTGATCTGAACGGAATTTCTTTTGATGTCGTACAGGGGTTTCCGGCTCTGGATTATATGTTGTTCGGATTAGGAGAGAATGAAAATGCAATCCTGGAGCGGTATACAACAAACACGAATGCCAACAAGTATAAAGGTTACCTGTCTGCGCTTGTAAACCGATTGACATTATTGTTTAACACGGTTTATGATGACTGGCAATCCGGATATAAAGCCATTTTTATTCAAAGAAATGACAATACGGCTTCCGGAAGTGTAAACCGGATGATTAATGCGTATATTCATTTTTATGAAAAAGACATTCGGACTGCAAAAATAGGCTATCCGGCAGGTAAGTTTTCGACTGAAACCTATCCGGATAAGGTAGAAGCATATTACAGTAAGAAGTATTCGAAAGAACTGCTTTTGGAGTCGATCATAGCGGCGCAAAACTTCTTTGAAGGCAAACATTTTAACGGAAATGAAAGCGGATCTTCGTTGAAAAGTTATTTGGATTATCTGACTATAAAGGGTAAGAGCGAAGAGTCTGGAATTTTATTAAGTAAACTGATTTGTAATCAATTCTATAAATCACTTTGTATAGCAAATTTGCTACTACCGGATTTAAGTCAGCAGATTATTACCGATAATACAAAGATGACTGCCACTTTTAATGTTTTACAACGTAATGTAGCCTATATGAAATCGGATATGACATCCGCGATGAGTATCGCGATCGATTATGCAGACACAGACGGTGATTAA